One part of the Tachysurus vachellii isolate PV-2020 chromosome 6, HZAU_Pvac_v1, whole genome shotgun sequence genome encodes these proteins:
- the si:dkeyp-121d4.3 gene encoding uncharacterized protein si:dkeyp-121d4.3 isoform X2, which produces MSKGRKRSKARRAAKAAAKSTGFGMAPGPRPPPPDGFCGGGPPHPVPLLGPMMTGDRFHTSPPDFGPPMMEDGPFRNEHPQFVPRDRFVHRPGFHSQELDIHPRFRHPDLVDGPRDFHPEPYGDRPGFHPLEFEGGPSGFVPPEFRDGSRGFVPPEFRDGPQGFVPPEFRDRQPGFVPPEFRDEPQGFVAPEFRDGPQGFVPPEFRDRQPGFVPPEFRDRPQGFVPPETRDGQQGFDPPEFRGGQQGFDAPEFRGGQQGFDPPEFRGGQQGFDAPEFRGGQQGFDAPEFRGGQQGFDPPEFRGGQQGFDPPEFRGGQQGFDPPEFRGGPPRFAPVAGIRPSQFVDGPGYPVKNPDCGPLDIHNTASPVAPCPPHTTPQATQQSSAPLNNENSKGSTTTATSTLKKEMPVVKSLHGSVKPPPGRSLGVITFIANSYGFIEREDLKKYSFSFDAFFGKRNHLVPGVKVHFTAVKELGKECATDVKIAPQGTEEIEPTVYEGVVTTVLPDTYVLEAHPGRIRTILNTETVKLPFGKMDSKATLLLFDRVKFQLLTNIITKVRRATNVTPQMPETFQLTKELREKGIITNIKDDTCTIMSKKHENLTASLSEYLSDEQLKVMDEVDFTLVTVKEKLKAIRLKKLPEGSVEFKDKLTDTSTCKSMWKPVISKEETVEDISSEKYEGTVSKTIPKSSKTETGQQLPQGLVITTVAGAQKGLPFGSGDVVTQATMMVGDKVQFNIATKQETKEERAINIVIQPETFQQESTEQRKIGIVVKLNDNSGFIKAPLDPQLFFDLSEVMDEAKLMLSEKVEFTLAMGASEGKRAIRIRRLTESVFTPVPKIEEKKEKKKMMIKLLKDPKEHIKNDNCDSLAADNPAREKVEVSNAPKQGNKDKQENINKGSRERSRSRESSRRRCSRSNSRSRDKSNTYYGKHRSSSRDRSSRNYRLSRSHSRDRSRRCSRSKSRERSSQSGKKRSHSPEYTDEHRRRRIDSKESSSKRRSKSPDGQNKTAKHAANSPSSEAVNNEIEKKRKELLELNELIARKKAIIAMEQTTKSQFKETLEMTDQHGIATFDYQHKTYLDNSWTPDLKPVRSILKKYSESLSVLQHQKSERIDSPEEPLGCPESKISSTYMSVGSGPGWIKQSSTPETDDQELARKKRQLEELSESIARKRAIIAMEQKAKALSDGSEMKKKYDFVSCSDDLDITMPIKNTWQLDIKPDLQPKKSILKNRSESVTDQPQKDLTSRGQYAIFPMSKQPNSAFLSPSEPSDASFKKPCNPPSVLLNTDDLFKKLIDTSASSCKSSNNTMGQQSFQPSSNLFYDQKSSRESKDKSYSTSPSQISQFSHQACDQASTSEASSTESSATKRQSNLATQMERFLGALNKADSHLVSSLLRDANDSDPLESPRIPQQHSKSKVSCGGELYDPFKETDCNEDNYPLMGSRQKINPMLGRIESTQDDLLPHERAVVDGSGFSKIVGMRYGVETKPENRFLYGESIPSTSQSRLLEEHEKFLEECDKFKPSQDHYIDEPYHNDSKYVEDRERYKRQKPSDRRRVEGGLGPVQRTSKDAHKDADQKASHYKIIQDLLQTVGLDLDTTDISNLADRTNERLYGKKVKPQSSHSSDHKDERSARRYERRDSSHSTDSEGVRSVSPAKSSNREVYMSYLDTLKFRHDDVAAGDPDLFSLKRTIRNSPEAKQTTPDPYNIAPPEVSHEAVSEAQPVGLQYTQIFSEYSSVSHHVTIKQDSQQCSYAVDGKQNPYGSVSVNPLHYASGYPTLPSQLPPGYAAYASSAGPLPMMPPGPALFYPPLSTFTSPVPPPPALYPPTSGQFGYAMTPASSGYVTQQAKTRPTPQSRCLKTIKTVQTQNSVSVKLSAAKEIPTVISIQTQKEPNNEGETKSQKVPMMEDDIKAKQKKRLEQFNQRMRLKKEQQMEAQRTRGLNQKSAPGKVVRTEVKNVWICGHSLVFWAEKRATSPEIGMQLGMDPNTVRIWWKGVQGMTWQQLLPQLLQLKDNWPKPDVILIHLGGNDIGKMTPETFVLAVKKDLVSLKSIFPECHLVWSDILPRKSWRHSNDSTAVNNMRQAINKTIRGIMAELGGSSLTHDNIMPKVDSGLYRPDGVHLSGKGIDTFNLNMQDFLEKWENEISEAETSES; this is translated from the exons CGCCATCCAGATTTGGTGGATGGACCACGAGATTTTCACCCAGAGCCATATGGTGAccgacctggttttcacccactAGAGTTTGAGGGTGGACCTTCGGGTTTCGTGCCACCAGAATTTAGAGATGGATCACGTGGCTTTGTCCCTCCTGAGTTTAGGGATGGACCACAAGGGTTTGTCCCCCCTGAGTTTAGGGATAGACAACCAGGCTTTGTCCCTCCTGAATTTAGGGATGAACCACAAGGGTTTGTCGCTCCTGAGTTTAGGGATGGACCACAAGGGTTTGTCCCTCCTGAGTTTAGGGATAGACAGCCAGGATTTGTCCCTCCTGAGTTTAGGGATAGACCACAAGGGTTTGTCCCTCCAGAGACAAGGGATGGACAACAAGGGTTTGACCCTCCCGAATTTAGGGGTGGACAACAAGGGTTTGATGCTCCCGAATTTAGGGGTGGACAACAAGGGTTTGACCCTCCTGAATTTAGGGGTGGACAACAAGGGTTTGACGCTCCCGAATTTAGGGGTGGACAACAAGGGTTTGACGCTCCCGAATTTAGGGGTGGACAACAAGGGTTTGACCCTCCCGAATTTAGGGGTGGACAACAAGGGTTTGACCCTCCCGAATTTAGGGGTGGACAACAAGGGTTTGACCCTCCCGAATTTAGGGGTGGACCACCAAGATTTGCCCCAGTGGCAGGAATCCGGCCATCACAGTTTGTGGATGGACCAGGTTATCCAGTGAAAAACCCTGATTGTGGACCACTAGATAtccat AACACTGCGTCCCCTGTTGCACCCTGCCCACCTCACACAACTCCTCAGGCAACTCAACAATCCAGCGCTCCACTCAATAATGAAAATAGTAAAGGTTCCACTACAACAGCAACATCCACTTTGAAGAAAGAAATGCCTGTTGTCAAGAGCTTGCATGGTTCAGTCAA ACCTCCACCTGGGCGATCACTGGGAGTCATCACATTTATTGCT AACAGCTACGGATTCATCGAAcgtgaggatctgaaaaaatatTCTTTCTCATTTGATGCTTTTTTTGGCAAACGGAACCATTTGGTACCTGGGGTTAAAGTGCATTTCACAGCAGTAAAAGAATTG gGAAAAGAATGTGCTACTGATGTGAAGATTGCACCACAAGGGACAGAAGAGATTGAACCCACGGTGTATGAAGGCGTTGTCACTACAGTGCTGCCGGAT ACTTATGTGTTGGAAGCGCATCCAGGCCGCATCAGAACCATTCTTAATACTGAAACTGTAAAATTGCCTTTCGGAAAGATGGACTCAAAAGCCACCCTACTACTGTTTGACCGGGTGAAATTTCAGCTGCTCACAAATATTATTACAAAGGTGCGCAGAGCAACGAATGTCACACCACAAATGCCAGAAACCTTTCAGCTCACCAAGGAACTGAGGGAAAAG GGCATTATAACGAACATCAAGGATGATACCTGTACTATCATGTCAAAGAAACATGAAAACCTCACTGCTTCTCTCAGTGAGTATCTGTCAGATGAACAGTTAAAAGTCATGGATGAAGTGGACTTCACACTTGTAACT gtaaaagaaaaattaaaggcCATCAGATTGAAGAAACTTCCTGAGGGCTCGGTGGAGTTTAAAGACAAACTTACTGATACCTCTACATGCAAATCAATG TGGAAACCAGTGATCTCTAAGGAAGAAACTGTTGAAGACATAAGCAGTGAGAAATATGAAGGAACGGTTTCCAAAACCATCCCCAAAAGTTCTAAGACGGAG ACGGGGCAGCAGCTGCCACAGGGACTTGTGATCACCACTGTGGCTGGTGCACAGAAAGGTTTACCATTTGGTTCAGGTGATGTAGTCACACAGGCCACGATGATGGTTGGTGACAAGGTCCAGTTCAACATTGCCACCAAACAGGAGACCAAGGAGGAGCGTGCCATCAACATTGTGATTCAGCCAGAAACCTTCCAGCAAGAATCCACAGAGCAACGCAAGATA ggcATTGTTGTAAAATTGAATGATAATTCTGGGTTTATCAAGGCTCCTCTGGACCCACAACTGTTTTTTGACCTGTCTGAGGTTATGGATGAAGCCAAGCTCATGTTGTCAGAGAAAGTTGAGTTTACACTTGCAATG ggggCTTCAGAAGGTAAACGAGCAATTAGAATCAGAAGGCTAACTGAGAGTGTTTTCACACCTGTAccaaaaatagaagaaaagaaagaaaag AAGAAAATGATGATCAAATTGCTGAAAGACCCAAAAGAGCACATCAAGAACGACAACTGTGATTCGCTGGCTGCAGA taACCCAGCCAGGGAAAAGGTGGAGGTCTCAAATGCTCCAAAGCAGGGCAATAAAGACAAACAGGAAAACATTAATAAGGGTAGTAGAGAGCGTAGCAGAAGCCGAGAAAGCAGCCGACGCAGGTGCAGTCGCAGCAATAGCCGCAGCCGGGATAAGAGTAACACCTACTACGGCAAGCACAGGAGCTCCAGTCGTGATAGAAGTTCCCGAAATTACAGACTGAGTCGCAGTCATAGTAGAGATCGATCGCGCAGATGCAGCCGCAGTAAAAGCAGGGAAAGGAGCAGTCAGAGTGGTAAAAAGAGAAGTCACAGCCCAGAATACACGGATGAGCATCGCAGAAGACGGATCGACAGTAAAGAAAGCAGCAGCAAGAGGCGAAGCAAAAGCCCTGATGGCCAGAACAAGACGGCAAAACATGCAGCTAACTCACCATCAAGTGAGgctgtaaataatgaaatagaaaagaagaggaaagagtTATTGGAGCTCAATGAGTTAATAGCACGTAAAAAAGCAATAATTGCGATGGAACAAACCACCAAAAGTCAGTTTAAAGAGACACTCGAAATGACTGATCAACATGGGATTGCAACGTTTGATTATCAGCACAAAACCTATCTAGACAACTCATGGACCCCTGACTTGAAGCCAGTTAGGTccattttaaagaaatactcTGAATCTCTCAGCGTTCTACAACATCAG aaaagtgaaagaatTGACAGTCCAGAAGAGCCACTGGGATGCCCAGAAAGCAAAATTTCCAGTACATACATGTCTGTTGGCTCAGGCCCTGGATGGATTAAACAGAGTTCTACACCTGAGACTGACGATCAGGAATTAGCAAGGAAAAAGAGACAGTTAGAGGAACTAAGTGAAAGCATTGCACGTAAAAGAGCCATTATAGCCATGGAACAAAAAGCTAAAGCCCTTAGCGATGGgtctgaaatgaaaaagaaatacgATTTTGTTTCATGCTCAGATGATCTGGACATAACAATGCCAATCAAGAACACCTGGCAACTTGATATAAAACCTGACCTTCAGCCAAAGAAGTCCATTTTGAAGAATCGGTCAGAATCTGTTACTGACCAGCCACAG aagGATTTGACTTCACGCGGTCAGTATGCTATTTTTCCAATGTCTAAACAACCTAACTCAGCTTTCCTCAGTCCCTCTGAGCCTTCAGatgcttcatttaaaaaaccCTGTAATCCACCTTCAGTGCTCTTGAATACTGATGATCTTTTCAAGAAGCTGATTGACACCTCTGCCAGTTCATGTAAAAGCAGTAACAACACAATGGGCCAGCAGTCATTTCAGCCAagttctaatttattttatgacCAAAAAAGTAGCAGAGAGTCCAAAGACAAAAGTTATTCAACATCGCCTTCTCAGATATCACAGTTTTCTCATCAGGCTTGTGACCAGGCTTCCACAAGTGAGGCTTCTTCAACCGAGTCTTCAGCTACAAAACGACAGAGTAATCTTGCAACCCAAATGGAACGCTTTCTTGGTGCTTTAAATAAAGCAGATTCACATTTAGTCTCCTCATTGTTAAGAGATGCTAATGATTCTGATCCACTGGAGAGTCCGAGGATCCCACAACAGCACTCAAAAAGTAAAGTGTCTTGTGGTGGCGAATTGTATGATCCATTCAaagaaacagactgcaatgAAGACAACTATCCCTTAATGGGGAGCAGACAGAAAATAAACCCTATGTTGGGACGAATTGAAAGCACCCAAGACGATCTGTTGCCACATGAAAGAGCTGTGGTAGATGGCAGTGGCTTTTCCAAAATTGTTGGAATGAGATATGGCGTTGAAACAAAGCCTGAGAATCGGTTCCTTTATGGAGAGTCAATACCTTCTACTAGCCAAAGCAGACTTTTAGAAGAACACGAAAAATTTTTGGAGGAGTGTGATAAATTTAAACCGTCACAAGATCATTACATTGATGAGCCATATCATAATGACTCGAAATATgtagaggacagagagagatacaaacgACAAAAACCATCTGACAGGCGCAGAGTAGAAGGCGGACTTGGCCCAGTGCAACGCACATCAAAGGATGCCCACAAAGATGCGGACCAAAAAGCAAGCCactataaaataattcaggatCTTCTGCAAACTGTTGGTCTTGATTTAGACACGACAGATATTAGCAATCTAGCTGATAGGACAAATGAGCGCCTATATGGTAAGAAAGTCAAACCTCAGAGTTCTCACTCTTCTGATCACAAAGACGAACGGTCAGCACGTAGGTATGAACGAAGAGATAGTAGTCATTCCACTGATTCTGAGGGTGTCAGGTCTGTATCCCCTGCTAAAAGTTCTAATCGTGAGGTCTACATGAGCTATTTGGACACTCTTAAGTTTCGTCACGATGACGTCGCAGCCGGGGATCCAGACCTATTTAGCCTTAAAAGGACTATTAGGAATAGTCCAGAAGCCAAACAAACGACACCAGACCCATATAATATCGCACCACCAGAAGTTTCACATGAAGCCGTCTCAGAAGCTCAGCCTGTTGGTTTGCAGTATACTCAAATATTCAGTGAATACTCCTCAGTTTCACACCATGTTACAATCAAGCAAGATTCCCAGCAGTGTAGTTATGCTGTAGATGGAAAACAAAATCCCTATGGGTCAGTTTCTGTAAATCCTCTGCATTATGCTTCTGGCTATCCGACACTACCCTCTCAATTACCCCCTGGCTATGCGGCTTATGCATCATCTGCCGGGCCTTTACCAATGATGCCACCAGGCCCTGCCCTGTTCTATCCACCTCTCTCTACTTTTACCTCCCCAGttcctcctccacctgctctttATCCACCCACTTCAGGCCAGTTTGGCTATGCCATGACGCCTGCCAGCTCTGGGTATGTCACCCAGCAGGCTAAAACAAGGCCCACTCCACAGAGCAGGTGtctcaaaacaataaaaacagtgcAAACTCAGAATTCTGTTAGTGTAAAGCTTTCTGCTGCCAAGGAAATTCCTACTGTCATTAGcatacagacacaaaaggaGCCTAATAATGAAGGTGAAACTAAATCCCAAAAAGTACCCATGATGGAAGATGACATCAAagctaaacagaaaaaaagg CTGGAGCAGTTTAATCAGAGAATGAGGCTGAAGAAGGAACAGCAGATGGAAGCGCAGCGAACACGAGGACTAAACCAGAAATCAGCACCAG gaaaagtTGTCCGAACAGAAGTAAAGAATGTCTGGATATGTGGCCACTCCCTTGTGTTCTGGGCTGAGAAGAGGGCCACATCTCCTGAAATAGGTATGCAGCTTGGTATGGACCCCAATACTGTGCGCATATGGTGGAAGGGTGTGCAGGGTATGACATGGCAACAGCTTCTGCCCCAGCTACTCCAACTAAAGGACAACTGGCCCAAACCTGATGTGATTCTTATTCATCTGGGGGGAAATGATATTGGCAAGATGACCCCAGAGACCTTTGTATTAGCAGTGAAGAAAGACCTGGTTTCACTGAAGAGCATTTTTCCCGAATGCCACCTAGTTTGGTCAGACATCTTGCCCCGCAAATCCTGGAGACACTCAAATGACAGCACAGCAGTGAACAACATGCGACAGGCGATCAATAAAACAATACGTGGTATTATGGCAGAGCTTGGAGGCTCCTCATTGACTCATGACAACATAATGCCAAAAGTGGACTCTGGCCTCTACAGACCAGATGGAGTTCACCTCTCTGGTAAAGGGATTGACACTTTTAACTTAAACATGCAAGACTTTCTTGAGAAATGGGAAAATGAGATAAGTGAGGCAGAGACTTCTGAAAGCTAA